The Polyangium aurulentum genomic interval ATGTTCCTCTATTTCTTGCCCGAGCGATTCCCGCTGCCGGGCGACGAGCAGCTGCGCCGCGCGGTGCTCACCGTGGACGAGACCTTGCGCAGGATCATCCAGCGCTGGAAGCCGGCCGAGACGAACCGCGTCGACCTGCTCTCGCTGCTCATCGAGGCAGGCCGCGCGACGCCGGAGGACGCGATGGACCAGCGGCAGATGCGCGACGAGCTGGTCACGCTCTTCGTGGCCGGCCACGAGAGCACCTCGCTCGCGATGAGCTGGCTGTTTTACCTGCTCGACCGCCACCCCGAGGTGGAGGAGCGCGTCCGCGCAGAGCTGGGGCGCGTGGTGGGCGACAGGCCGCTCGTGCCGGGGGACCTCGAGCGATTGCCTTACGCGAGAATGGTCATCCAGGAGTCGATGCGCCTCTACCCGCCCGCATGGCTGTTTTTCCGGGTGAGCACCGAGGCCGATCGCATTGGCAATTATGCCATCCCGGCGGGCGCGACCGTGCTCATGAGCCCCTACATCACGCAGCGCGATCCGGCGCTATGGGAGGAGCCGGAGGCGTTCCGGCCGGAGCGATTCGCCCCCGAGCGCGCGGCGGAGCAGCACCGCTACGCCTATTTCCCGTTCGGCGCCGGGCCGCGGCTCTGCATCGGCAACACGTTCGCGATGATGGAGGCGCAGATCATCCTCGCGTCGATGCTCCGGCGCTTCCGCGCGCGGCTCGTGCCCGGTCACCGCGTCACGGCGAAATCGGCGACGGGGCTCGTGCCGCGCGAGGGTTTGCCCATGTACATCCTGCCCGCCTGAACGCCCGGGTCAGACGGTCACCCCGATGCTGCCCGTCGGCGCGTCGTCCTCGCCGAGCTCGGCCTCGATGCGGGCGAGATCGGCCCTCGCCCCGATGCGCGAGAGGATTGCCCGGGCGCGCCGGAGCTGGGAGCGGCGCCTCGGATCGCCCGGCGCATGGCAATACGCCAGCTCGAGATGGGCCCGGCCCTGCTCGTAAGGCATCTCGAGCCGCTCGGCGGCCTCGGCGGCTGCGTGCAATGCGCGCAGCGCCCGCAGGCGCCGGCCGCGCAGGGAATGGTAAACGCCGCTCCACAAGAGCGCGGCGGGCCTGGCGAAGGGGAAGACGCGCGCATAGCCCCGGATCCCCTCGACGGCCTGCTTGGCCTCGCGCCCGAGCTTCACGCGCTCGTCGGGGGCCGCCTTCTCGAGGGCCGAGAGCATCACCTCGGCCACGGCCGAGGTGCTCTGCTGATTCCAGTACGTGACCGGGCGGGAGCGGCTCACGATGTCGATCACCTTCCGCGCCGAGACGAGCGCGGACTCGTGCGCCCCGGTGCGCCAGAGGGCGAGCGCGAGGATGCCGTGCTGGTAGATCACGTCCGCCTGCATCGCGCGCGCTTCCACCCCCGCCGTCTCGCATTCGAGGGCCGCGACGGCCTTCTTCGCGTATCCGAGGCGGATCATCGATTGCGCGAAGCCGATGATCCCCCACCACTCGGCCTGACGATGCGCGCTGCGGCGCGCGCCCCAGACGAGCTGGTCGCCCGTCTCGACGGCCTGCACCAGACGGCCGCGGTAATAGAGCACCTGGCCGAGCAGGGCCTTGGCCTCCTCCCACAGCCGTACGTCGCCGAGGCGGCTGCCGTACTCGATGGCCATTTCGAATGCGGCCGAGGCGCCGTCCCAGCGACCGTGATAGATGTCGTAGACGCCCTTGCGCGCCGTCGCGTGCGCCTCCGCGAGCT includes:
- a CDS encoding cytochrome P450 — encoded protein: MTISAPESRRRGPRANDAGPALTPPIAQGYPLLGVLPRLLHDATGALAKMAHEKHGAVLALPFGPVTTYLVTHPDHVDHVLQRNWRNYPKGDSMWRPVRRLIGRGLVTSDGELWQRQRRLMQPLFSARRLSELGEEMIRVIDRGLDELEARAAQGGPVELTREMAMISRRVILATIFGSHIEREESEALGEALLTALHQVNLRMFLYFLPERFPLPGDEQLRRAVLTVDETLRRIIQRWKPAETNRVDLLSLLIEAGRATPEDAMDQRQMRDELVTLFVAGHESTSLAMSWLFYLLDRHPEVEERVRAELGRVVGDRPLVPGDLERLPYARMVIQESMRLYPPAWLFFRVSTEADRIGNYAIPAGATVLMSPYITQRDPALWEEPEAFRPERFAPERAAEQHRYAYFPFGAGPRLCIGNTFAMMEAQIILASMLRRFRARLVPGHRVTAKSATGLVPREGLPMYILPA